From Alphaproteobacteria bacterium, the proteins below share one genomic window:
- a CDS encoding type 1 glutamine amidotransferase: MKLGILQTGRSPDELRREHGDYNEMFMRLLARPDIVFETYVVLEDDFPARPSDADAWVVTGSRCGVYDGFPWIAKLKSFLRAVHADAVPLVGICFGHQAVAEALGGRAEKFSGGWSCGLEYYDMPGRAAPASLLTWHQDQVTALPPGAEVIASTDFCRYAGMRIGDFTITLQPHPEFTPDFLRALAGARRNVVGEAVAASAIASLSGAAPDDFGPWILDFIDTAVAARKKPMSA; encoded by the coding sequence ATGAAACTCGGAATTCTGCAGACGGGCCGTTCGCCCGACGAATTGCGCCGCGAGCATGGCGATTACAACGAGATGTTCATGCGGCTGCTCGCCCGGCCCGATATCGTCTTCGAAACCTATGTGGTGCTGGAAGACGATTTCCCGGCGCGGCCATCCGATGCCGATGCCTGGGTGGTCACCGGCTCACGCTGCGGCGTGTATGACGGTTTCCCCTGGATCGCGAAGCTGAAATCCTTCCTGCGCGCGGTGCACGCGGACGCGGTGCCGCTGGTCGGTATCTGCTTCGGCCACCAGGCGGTCGCCGAGGCGCTGGGCGGCAGGGCGGAGAAGTTTTCCGGCGGCTGGTCCTGCGGGCTGGAATATTACGACATGCCCGGCCGCGCTGCGCCGGCGTCCCTGCTGACCTGGCACCAGGACCAGGTAACGGCGCTGCCGCCGGGGGCTGAGGTCATCGCATCGACGGATTTCTGCCGCTATGCGGGCATGCGGATCGGTGATTTCACGATCACCCTGCAGCCGCACCCCGAATTCACGCCGGACTTCCTGCGGGCGCTGGCCGGGGCGCGCCGCAATGTTGTCGGCGAAGCGGTGGCGGCATCCGCCATCGCCAGCCTGTCCGGCGCGGCGCCGGACGATTTCGGCCCCTGGATACTCGATTTCATCGAT